The following coding sequences are from one Culex quinquefasciatus strain JHB chromosome 1, VPISU_Cqui_1.0_pri_paternal, whole genome shotgun sequence window:
- the LOC6039292 gene encoding general odorant-binding protein 83a has product MAARCAKTLVLFSAVLGIAVVVLADVTPRRDAEYPPPELLEALKPLHDICAKKTGVTDEAIIEFSDGKIHEDEKLKCYMNCLFHEAKVVDDNGDVHLEKLHDSLPNSMHDIAMHMGKRCLYPEGENLCEKAFWLHKCWKQADPKHYFLV; this is encoded by the exons ATGGCTGCTCGTTGTGCAAAAACGTTGGTGCTCTTCAGTGCTGTGCTGGGAATTGCTGTTGTTGTGTTGGCGGACGTTACACCCCGTCGGGATGCTGAG TACCCACCCCCAGAGCTACTGGAAGCTTTGAAACCACTGCATGACATTTGTGCTAAAAAGACCGGAGTTACGGACG AGGCCATCATTGAGTTCAGCGACGGCAAGATTCACGAGGATGAAAAGCTGAAATGCTACATGAACTGTCTGTTCCATGAGGCCAAGGTTGTGGACGATAACGGGGACGTACATCTGGAGAAGCTGCACGACTCGCTGCCCAACTCGATGCATGATATTGCGATGCACATGGGAAAACGTTGCCTGTATCCGGAGGGGGAAAATCTATGCGAGAAAGCATTCTGGCTGCACAAGTGCTGGAAGCAGGCCGATCCAAAG CATTATTTCCTGGTTTAA